aaattatttgtcaaattaaaaaaaaaaatgaaaacatgtgCCTCAATTTCATTACTTAAATGTATGTTTAATCAAATCTTCACTTTATTATCCAacgtattaaaaaattattgacatACTATTCGGCTGTCAAGAAATGATAGGATCCAGATTTCGAGTACCTAccaaaatcttttaaaaagataataaattaattaaaacgtgaattaattaaaaatctatttttaaagaaacatttgaaaagttgattgatttaaaatctatattaaaaaagtgattaatttaagttttatttgtAAAGAAACACTTActtaaaagagagagattcttaaaaagaaaatagtttgAATAGTCTGAAAAGTTTCTAAAATAggtaataagaaaataaagtataaaatgttttgaataAATGTAGAAATTTGTAGCTAACCGCGAGAAGTAGAGGGGGGAGGGTTGGccataataattaataatccaaagCATTTTGCACATGATTCTATATTATATTGTGGGCCACAGTTTGAGTGAGCAACACAATGTTTTATGTATATATGATTGAGCAAGCAGGGCATCCACATCCCCAAAATCACTGGCTAAACAAGTTGAGAGAATCGTGAGCAGAGAGGTTCCCCTGAGCCATGGATGCTAGTGCTTGTAGCTGCAACAGCGGCTTCTCCAACAGTTATATGCTTCTGAAGCCGGAAGAGGTGAAGTTCTTTGATCTGTTACGCCTTTTGTTTTCCAGCAACCTCAAGAAGAGAAAATTCGTGGATTCCACTTCCGCCAGAGAGCACAACTTCTGGCACagattcttcatctttctcTCTATCATCGTCCTGAAGCTCCTCCGATTCTTTGCCAAACCACTCGCCTTGCTGGGCTTCTTCCTCGAGTCCTGGCTCAACTT
The sequence above is a segment of the Cucurbita pepo subsp. pepo cultivar mu-cu-16 unplaced genomic scaffold, ASM280686v2 Cp4.1_scaffold002486, whole genome shotgun sequence genome. Coding sequences within it:
- the LOC111786700 gene encoding uncharacterized protein LOC111786700, with translation MDASACSCNSGFSNSYMLLKPEEVKFFDLLRLLFSSNLKKRKFVDSTSAREHNFWHRFFIFLSIIVLKLLRFFAKPLALLGFFLESWLNFISANGGFSGILLNILRFKLIIPDSSSAEYLSIIGHLDSRVRLDEKIKAGDVNYFGALCMMASKLVYENEAYVTQTVNHVWKVQNFVLNA